From the genome of Leptolyngbya subtilissima AS-A7, one region includes:
- a CDS encoding helix-turn-helix transcriptional regulator produces the protein MVAQTDTAQLWQSNLPGIELFNAQLYHHTFAKHMHEAYTIGFTYAGLGGFFYRGGHHYANPGSFKLIHPGEVHTGQVQAEAGWSFRNLYISVPKMQQILAQLEWPGAGPGLPYFAIALQTSTDAVGQAMFSRLFIALSQPTLQLERDSLLLELMAYLIDHYGDRQHRWQRPEPKSSAIAQAQTYLKTHYAESISIETLAQQVGLSPYYLIRSFRQQVGLPPHSYQRHWQLVQAKRSLHNDQSIADIAIAHGFYDQSHLNRTFKQAFGVTPGQYGQGNFVQDCSS, from the coding sequence ATGGTCGCACAAACAGACACTGCCCAACTGTGGCAATCCAACCTACCAGGCATTGAGCTGTTCAACGCCCAGCTCTACCACCACACCTTTGCCAAGCACATGCACGAGGCCTACACCATCGGCTTCACCTATGCGGGCCTGGGTGGCTTTTTCTATCGGGGTGGCCATCACTATGCTAATCCCGGCAGTTTTAAGCTGATCCATCCAGGCGAAGTGCACACCGGGCAGGTGCAGGCTGAGGCCGGATGGAGCTTTCGCAACCTCTATATCAGTGTGCCAAAAATGCAGCAGATTCTGGCCCAGCTAGAGTGGCCAGGGGCAGGGCCAGGGCTGCCCTACTTTGCGATCGCCCTACAGACCAGCACCGACGCCGTTGGACAGGCGATGTTTAGCCGATTGTTTATCGCCCTTAGTCAGCCCACGCTTCAGCTAGAGCGAGACTCTCTGCTGCTGGAGCTAATGGCCTATTTAATCGATCACTACGGCGACAGACAGCACCGATGGCAGCGGCCAGAGCCCAAAAGCAGCGCCATCGCCCAAGCGCAAACCTATCTCAAAACCCACTACGCCGAATCCATCTCCATCGAAACTCTAGCTCAGCAAGTGGGCCTCAGCCCCTACTACTTAATTCGCAGCTTTCGTCAGCAGGTGGGGTTGCCGCCCCACAGCTATCAGCGCCACTGGCAGCTCGTGCAGGCCAAGCGATCGCTCCACAACGACCAATCGATTGCCGATATTGCGATCGCCCACGGCTTTTACGACCAAAGCCACCTCAATCGCACCTTTAAACAGGCCTTTGGCGTCACCCCCGGCCAATATGGCCAGGGCAATTTTGTCCAAGACTGTAGCTCCTGA
- the trmFO gene encoding FADH(2)-oxidizing methylenetetrahydrofolate--tRNA-(uracil(54)-C(5))-methyltransferase TrmFO yields MQTPDPIHVIGGGLAGTEAAWQIAQAGVPVVLHEMRPQKKSPAHHSEHVAELVCSNSFGAMASDRASGLLHEELRQLGSVVIGKADQHQVPAGGALAVDRGIFSQDLTETLERHPLIELRRDEVTSIPDDGIVVLTTGPLTSDALSVELERFTGQGYMSFFDAASPIVVGDSIDQSVAFMASRYDRGEAAYLNCPMNREQYLHFWTELCNAEQAELKDFERETAKFFEACLPIEEMARRGEDTMRYGPLKPVGLFDARLGDFKDPENKSKKPYAVVQLRQEDKSGQLWNMVGFQTNLRWGEQARVFRLIPGLENAEFVRMGVMHRNTFLNSPELLHNTLQFKARPTLLAAGQLVGTEGYTAAVAGGWLAGTNAARLALGQELLDLPVTMMLGALVDFITSAEPKHFQPMPPNFGILPPLPVKVRNKRERYGQYRDRAFNDLHTWASQHKLGLVQSSLVATA; encoded by the coding sequence GTGCAAACCCCAGACCCCATTCACGTAATCGGCGGCGGGCTGGCCGGTACCGAGGCCGCGTGGCAGATTGCCCAGGCCGGGGTGCCCGTGGTGCTGCACGAAATGCGCCCTCAGAAGAAATCCCCTGCGCACCACAGCGAGCATGTGGCCGAGCTGGTGTGCAGCAACTCCTTTGGGGCAATGGCGAGCGATCGCGCCTCGGGTCTGCTCCACGAGGAGCTGCGCCAGCTCGGCTCAGTGGTCATTGGCAAAGCCGACCAGCACCAGGTGCCAGCGGGGGGTGCCCTAGCGGTCGATCGCGGTATTTTTAGTCAAGACCTGACCGAAACCCTAGAGCGTCACCCGCTGATCGAGCTGCGGCGCGACGAGGTGACGAGCATCCCTGATGACGGCATTGTGGTGTTAACCACGGGCCCTCTGACGAGTGACGCGCTGTCGGTGGAGCTGGAGAGGTTTACTGGCCAGGGCTACATGAGCTTTTTTGACGCTGCTAGCCCGATTGTGGTGGGCGACAGTATTGACCAGTCGGTAGCGTTTATGGCCTCTCGCTACGACCGGGGCGAAGCGGCCTACCTCAACTGCCCGATGAACCGCGAGCAGTACCTCCACTTTTGGACTGAGCTGTGCAACGCTGAACAGGCCGAACTCAAAGATTTTGAGCGCGAAACGGCTAAATTTTTTGAGGCTTGCCTGCCTATCGAAGAAATGGCCCGCCGGGGTGAAGACACCATGCGCTACGGCCCGCTCAAGCCGGTCGGGCTGTTTGATGCGCGCCTGGGCGATTTCAAAGACCCTGAGAATAAGAGTAAGAAGCCCTACGCCGTGGTGCAGCTGCGCCAGGAAGACAAAAGCGGCCAGCTGTGGAATATGGTGGGCTTTCAAACCAACCTGCGCTGGGGCGAACAGGCGCGGGTGTTTCGGCTGATTCCTGGTTTAGAGAATGCCGAGTTTGTGCGCATGGGGGTGATGCACCGCAACACGTTTTTGAATTCGCCGGAGCTGCTGCACAACACGCTGCAGTTTAAGGCGCGGCCCACGCTGCTGGCGGCAGGGCAGTTGGTGGGCACTGAGGGCTACACGGCGGCGGTGGCTGGGGGCTGGCTGGCTGGGACGAATGCGGCCCGTCTGGCCTTAGGCCAAGAGCTGCTCGATTTGCCGGTGACGATGATGCTGGGGGCGCTGGTCGATTTCATTACCTCAGCGGAGCCGAAGCACTTTCAGCCAATGCCGCCCAACTTTGGCATTCTGCCGCCGCTGCCGGTGAAGGTGCGCAACAAGCGGGAACGCTATGGACAGTATCGCGATCGCGCCTTTAACGATCTCCATACCTGGGCCAGCCAGCACAAACTTGGTTTGGTTCAGAGCTCGCTGGTGGCTACAGCCTAG
- a CDS encoding PD-(D/E)XK nuclease family protein produces MVHQLPRYVAKRVRRDRKMLYEIEGRCYPGVTTVLSATKPQESRDALQRWRQRVGVEAAQQISGKASSAGTRLHKQIAAYLNGAAVEIPADLAGYWQSILPVLDQVDEVLLVEGAVWHLAGFVGIPDALVVVKGELHLCDWKTALRPKQPQWLGDYFLQIAAYREAAHQVYANVGLVVQKGLVAIALADQPAQLFEVSLDDMDEHWREFEGRLREFERRRRWMGGGVDG; encoded by the coding sequence ATGGTGCATCAACTTCCTCGCTATGTGGCTAAACGGGTGCGCCGCGATCGCAAAATGCTCTACGAGATAGAGGGGCGCTGCTATCCCGGCGTAACCACGGTGCTGTCGGCCACTAAACCTCAGGAATCGCGAGATGCTCTGCAACGCTGGCGGCAACGGGTTGGGGTTGAAGCAGCCCAGCAGATTTCGGGCAAGGCGTCTTCGGCAGGTACGCGGCTGCACAAACAGATTGCGGCCTACCTCAACGGCGCAGCGGTGGAAATTCCGGCCGATTTGGCGGGCTATTGGCAGTCAATCTTGCCGGTGCTGGATCAGGTGGATGAGGTGCTGCTGGTGGAAGGGGCGGTGTGGCACCTAGCTGGGTTTGTGGGCATTCCAGATGCGCTAGTGGTGGTGAAGGGTGAACTGCACCTGTGCGATTGGAAAACGGCCCTGCGACCGAAGCAGCCCCAATGGCTAGGGGATTACTTTTTGCAGATTGCGGCTTATCGAGAGGCGGCGCATCAGGTCTATGCAAACGTTGGGTTGGTGGTGCAAAAGGGGCTAGTGGCGATCGCCCTGGCCGATCAGCCGGCTCAGCTGTTTGAGGTTTCGCTAGACGATATGGATGAGCATTGGCGGGAGTTTGAGGGACGGTTGAGGGAGTTTGAGCGGCGGCGAAGGTGGATGGGTGGGGGAGTGGATGGGTAG
- a CDS encoding Npun_F5749 family FMN-dependent PPOX-type flavoprotein encodes MSDSDSSLSKNSALAPWRSALARALHRNRSRPYSRYFQLATITLTGRPANRTVVFRGWLPDSNTLTLVTDQRSAKVADIAAHPWAEACWYFTDTREQFRLAGSIQVVTADDADADSNLSTARQNSWEALSDNARQQFYWPHPAQHRIAEADFSPREIQATPPAEFCLVLLEPDHVDHLELRGEPQNRTLYDQQPDGTWQVKTVNP; translated from the coding sequence ATGTCTGATTCTGATTCCTCCTTATCAAAAAATTCGGCCCTGGCACCCTGGCGCAGCGCCCTAGCCCGTGCCCTGCACCGCAACCGCAGCCGCCCCTACAGTCGCTATTTTCAGTTGGCCACGATTACCCTTACTGGCCGACCCGCCAACCGCACCGTTGTGTTTCGCGGGTGGCTGCCCGACAGCAACACCCTCACCCTAGTCACCGACCAGCGCAGTGCCAAGGTTGCCGACATCGCTGCTCACCCTTGGGCTGAAGCCTGCTGGTACTTCACCGATACCCGCGAGCAGTTTCGCTTGGCAGGCTCTATCCAAGTAGTAACCGCTGACGATGCCGATGCCGACTCCAACCTCTCAACAGCTCGGCAAAATTCTTGGGAAGCTCTCTCCGATAACGCTCGCCAGCAGTTCTACTGGCCCCACCCAGCCCAGCACCGCATCGCCGAGGCCGACTTTTCGCCCAGGGAAATTCAGGCAACGCCTCCCGCTGAGTTTTGTCTGGTGCTGCTAGAGCCTGACCATGTTGACCACCTAGAGCTGCGTGGCGAACCCCAAAACCGTACCCTTTACGACCAGCAACCCGACGGCACCTGGCAAGTCAAAACGGTGAATCCTTAA
- a CDS encoding AbrB/MazE/SpoVT family DNA-binding domain-containing protein, with protein MDIQLKKWGNSLGLRIPHRLAESFGWNENSTLEILEVDGALIIRKKATALTLDELLASIPDDFRYPSDVHDFADGFPQGQELL; from the coding sequence ATGGACATTCAGCTAAAGAAGTGGGGCAATAGTCTCGGTTTGCGTATTCCCCATCGTCTGGCGGAAAGCTTTGGGTGGAACGAAAACTCTACATTGGAGATTTTAGAAGTAGATGGTGCGCTGATAATTCGCAAAAAGGCGACAGCGCTGACCCTGGATGAATTATTAGCCAGTATTCCTGATGATTTTCGATACCCCAGTGATGTTCACGACTTCGCCGACGGTTTTCCCCAAGGGCAAGAGCTGCTGTAG
- a CDS encoding type II toxin-antitoxin system PemK/MazF family toxin, giving the protein MQLRRGEVIRVNLNPTQGREQMRDARPCLVLSQTVFNAFRGGIVIVSPITSTVKPEIKTLISIPPGFKVSGSIIAEQVRTLDLSQRWWRSTEDCLPSLVVDQVVATLNLIIGG; this is encoded by the coding sequence ATGCAGCTGCGCCGAGGTGAAGTAATTCGCGTAAATTTGAACCCCACCCAGGGCCGAGAACAAATGAGAGACGCTCGCCCATGTTTGGTTTTAAGCCAGACAGTTTTTAATGCTTTTAGGGGTGGCATCGTCATTGTCTCACCGATTACTAGCACCGTGAAACCGGAGATTAAGACCTTAATTTCGATACCACCAGGGTTTAAGGTCAGCGGCTCTATAATCGCGGAACAAGTGCGCACGTTAGATCTGAGTCAGCGCTGGTGGCGAAGTACCGAAGACTGTCTGCCGTCTCTAGTGGTTGACCAAGTAGTGGCAACCCTGAACCTAATCATTGGTGGGTAA
- the pyrC gene encoding dihydroorotase — protein sequence METLTLTRPDDWHLHLRDGEALKAVLPHTVRQFARAIVMPNLKPPVRTVDEAAAYRDRILAAVPAGQQFEPLMTLYLTDNTRPEEIMAAKAAQFVKAVKYYPAGATTNSDAGVTEIGKCDRVFEAMQQVNMPLLLHGEVTDSAVDMFDREKVFIEKHLIPLKQRFPQLRVVLEHITTSEVVEFVLATDNIAATITPQHLLFNRNSLFQGGLRPHYYCLPILKRETHRQALLQAATSGNPKFFLGTDSAPHPRNGKESACGCAGCFSALHAMELYTEAFESVDALDKLEAFASFYGPDFYQLPRNSDRITLSKTTWRIPDELPFVDDGLVPLRAGEQMTWKMV from the coding sequence ATGGAAACATTGACCCTGACTCGACCCGACGACTGGCACCTGCATCTGCGCGACGGCGAGGCGCTGAAGGCGGTGCTGCCCCACACGGTGCGGCAGTTTGCTCGGGCGATCGTGATGCCCAACTTAAAGCCCCCGGTGCGCACGGTGGACGAGGCGGCGGCTTACCGCGATCGCATTCTGGCGGCGGTGCCGGCGGGTCAGCAATTTGAGCCGCTGATGACCCTCTACCTCACCGACAACACTCGCCCCGAAGAGATCATGGCGGCCAAGGCGGCTCAGTTTGTCAAAGCGGTGAAGTACTACCCTGCTGGGGCGACAACGAACTCGGATGCTGGCGTCACCGAGATTGGCAAATGCGATCGCGTCTTTGAGGCGATGCAGCAGGTCAACATGCCGCTACTGCTCCATGGGGAGGTCACTGACTCAGCGGTTGATATGTTTGACCGCGAGAAAGTGTTTATTGAGAAACACTTGATTCCTTTAAAGCAGCGATTTCCTCAATTGCGCGTGGTGCTGGAGCACATTACCACCTCAGAGGTGGTAGAGTTTGTGCTGGCAACCGACAATATCGCGGCCACAATCACCCCCCAACATCTATTGTTTAACCGCAATAGTTTGTTTCAAGGGGGCCTGCGGCCCCACTACTACTGCCTGCCTATTTTGAAGCGAGAAACCCACCGGCAAGCGCTTTTGCAGGCGGCTACCTCGGGCAATCCTAAGTTCTTTTTGGGCACCGATAGCGCTCCCCACCCCCGCAATGGCAAAGAAAGTGCCTGTGGTTGTGCGGGGTGTTTTTCGGCGTTGCACGCTATGGAGCTGTATACAGAGGCGTTTGAGAGTGTTGATGCCCTAGACAAACTGGAGGCGTTTGCCAGCTTTTATGGGCCAGACTTTTATCAGCTTCCAAGGAATAGCGATCGCATTACCCTAAGCAAAACGACCTGGCGCATTCCCGATGAGTTGCCTTTTGTCGATGATGGACTGGTGCCATTACGGGCCGGGGAACAGATGACCTGGAAAATGGTCTGA
- a CDS encoding MDR family MFS transporter, with the protein MMAFLQRWLKGWLPNLDPRVWILAGGRLLSQVGIGFTLFYAPIFFTEQVGLTATQVGLGIGLGSAAGMAGRFLGGSLADSPRWGRRPTLLASALVSAAADGVLVLANDFWIFLAGNLLMGFGVGLYWPAAESVAADITPPEQRNEAYALVRLADNLGLGVGVIAGGALISLTEAYRALFAIDGVTFLLFFGIIYAAIAETRPVGNGARSLLQGWSQALRDTTLMVYALVNVLFTGYLAQIQSTLPLYLNRFAGGEQGVSEGTLSLLFTGHVVLAAIAQLPTARWLNHYRPAQGLVASALLWGLGFGLVWQAGVGAQPLVWAGLSLATMALAMVAYTPIASALVVALAPESLRGVYLSVNSMCWAVGYLIGPPVGGWALDQGDAAAHGFWLGLMATVLPALAVLMWLDRRLSRQTS; encoded by the coding sequence ATGATGGCATTCCTACAGCGCTGGCTCAAGGGATGGCTGCCTAACCTCGACCCCCGAGTATGGATCTTGGCGGGCGGGCGGCTGCTGTCGCAGGTGGGCATTGGCTTTACGCTATTCTACGCGCCAATTTTTTTTACTGAACAGGTGGGGCTGACGGCCACTCAGGTGGGCCTGGGCATTGGCCTGGGCTCAGCGGCGGGCATGGCTGGACGTTTTTTGGGCGGATCGCTGGCCGACTCACCCCGATGGGGGCGGCGACCGACGCTGCTGGCCTCAGCCCTAGTGTCGGCGGCAGCAGATGGGGTGCTGGTGCTGGCCAACGATTTTTGGATATTTTTGGCGGGCAATCTGCTGATGGGGTTTGGCGTTGGCCTCTACTGGCCGGCGGCGGAGTCGGTGGCGGCAGACATCACCCCCCCAGAGCAGCGTAACGAGGCCTACGCCCTGGTGCGCCTAGCCGACAACCTAGGCCTAGGGGTGGGGGTAATCGCTGGAGGGGCGCTAATTTCACTCACCGAAGCCTACCGAGCGCTATTTGCCATTGACGGCGTTACGTTTCTGCTATTTTTTGGCATTATCTACGCCGCCATTGCCGAGACGCGCCCGGTGGGGAATGGGGCGCGATCGCTCCTCCAGGGCTGGAGTCAGGCCCTCAGAGACACCACCCTGATGGTCTACGCTCTGGTCAACGTGCTGTTTACGGGCTATCTAGCGCAGATTCAAAGCACGCTGCCCCTGTATCTTAATCGGTTTGCGGGGGGCGAGCAGGGGGTCAGCGAGGGAACGCTGAGCCTGCTGTTTACAGGCCATGTGGTGCTGGCGGCGATCGCTCAGTTGCCCACGGCTCGCTGGCTTAACCACTATCGTCCGGCTCAGGGGTTAGTGGCGTCGGCGCTGCTGTGGGGTTTGGGGTTTGGCCTAGTGTGGCAGGCCGGGGTGGGGGCTCAGCCTCTAGTCTGGGCTGGGTTGAGTCTGGCCACGATGGCCCTGGCGATGGTGGCCTACACGCCCATTGCCTCGGCGCTGGTGGTGGCCTTGGCCCCGGAGTCACTACGTGGCGTCTACCTGTCGGTGAATTCAATGTGCTGGGCCGTAGGCTATCTGATCGGTCCACCTGTGGGCGGTTGGGCCCTCGACCAAGGGGATGCGGCCGCCCACGGCTTTTGGTTGGGGCTTATGGCGACGGTGCTGCCTGCCTTGGCGGTGTTAATGTGGCTCGATCGACGGTTGAGCCGCCAGACTAGCTAG
- a CDS encoding DUF7219 family protein, whose product MSYSGSTNNRRDLDRFISPKSSYYGTFSPQQLVFNANLQEFANRVGYISGLQTGGKLSPDEAFEQISSLYKQLKQTKKGLEI is encoded by the coding sequence ATGTCCTATTCTGGCTCCACTAACAATCGGCGCGATTTAGATCGATTCATTTCTCCCAAAAGCTCTTACTACGGCACATTCTCACCTCAACAGCTTGTGTTCAACGCCAACCTGCAAGAGTTTGCCAACCGAGTTGGCTACATTTCAGGGTTGCAGACTGGCGGCAAGCTCTCGCCCGACGAGGCTTTTGAGCAAATTAGTTCGCTATATAAGCAGCTTAAGCAAACCAAAAAAGGCCTCGAAATCTAA
- a CDS encoding RusA family crossover junction endodeoxyribonuclease, with protein MSKEKWDRNRSFLSPGELEIVINENPVSLQASRRKKDIITSAICKVTSKCEFMLTDDVQIYIEWWIHEQDRYESDSSADVDNIIKPILDAISGPDGILIDDCQVQAVDCRWLDFFNAEQKINIRIKMLDHDGWLLKDGLFFVHMWNGLCYPTWMDEENPENTLSIVEQMERMLMLRDERLKQKGDYYLARGLMPVQRIFHISRIKGFPVFKIEEIKEKIRAMLKN; from the coding sequence ATGTCAAAAGAAAAATGGGATAGGAATAGGTCGTTTCTTTCCCCTGGCGAGCTAGAAATAGTTATTAATGAAAACCCGGTCTCGCTGCAAGCGAGCCGCAGGAAAAAGGATATTATAACGTCCGCAATTTGCAAAGTCACAAGTAAGTGTGAGTTCATGCTAACCGATGACGTTCAAATTTATATTGAATGGTGGATTCATGAGCAAGACAGATATGAAAGCGACTCATCAGCTGATGTGGATAATATAATAAAGCCCATACTAGATGCTATTTCTGGGCCAGATGGAATTCTTATAGATGACTGCCAAGTTCAAGCTGTTGATTGCAGGTGGCTAGATTTTTTCAATGCAGAACAAAAGATAAATATCAGAATAAAAATGCTTGACCATGATGGATGGCTATTAAAGGACGGGCTCTTTTTTGTCCATATGTGGAATGGTTTATGCTATCCCACATGGATGGATGAAGAAAACCCTGAAAATACCTTATCAATCGTTGAGCAAATGGAAAGAATGCTTATGTTGAGAGATGAAAGATTGAAGCAAAAAGGAGATTACTATTTAGCAAGAGGGCTAATGCCAGTTCAGAGAATATTCCATATTTCTCGGATAAAGGGTTTTCCAGTATTTAAAATTGAAGAGATAAAAGAGAAAATTAGAGCAATGTTAAAAAATTAA
- a CDS encoding Hsp70 family protein translates to MAIAVDFGTSNTVIARWNPVSESPETVALPGLSLSLATVPPLVPSLVYVEKPQADGVVVGQAVRDRGLDIPTDPRFFANVKRGIGTPLQGFLPEIDGESLSFEQLGEWFLQSLLTQVRAVAGEDDSLVLTVPVDSFEAYRLWLGDVATALDFKEVRLLDEPTAAALGYGLTGEQTLLVLDFGGGTLDWSLVRLVAPAQKQPVGFLLKWRGQGAEQTSAQKPEVARVLAKAGENLGGADIDQWLVEHFQTQGIAGGAVVQRLAERLKIALSEQTEAAEAYFDDETFDTYDLALTRDQFEEILTQNQFFERLEKGLTQVLQQGQRQGIDLDAIDAVLLVGGTAQIPAVQRWVTERFGAERVRCDRPFEAVAQGALQIAQGLAVEDFLYHSYGIRYWDRRNNRHSWHPILNQGQPYPMSAPVEITLGASVEKQPSIELILGELGSASTQTEVYFENGRLVTRQLSGDAPSVQPLNDREGARTIAQLNPLGFPGSDRVRVLFRVDRDRLLRITVEDILTGNTLLDNEAVVRLS, encoded by the coding sequence ATGGCTATAGCGGTTGATTTTGGCACCAGCAATACCGTCATTGCCCGCTGGAACCCAGTTTCTGAAAGCCCGGAAACGGTGGCGTTGCCGGGGTTGAGCTTGAGCTTGGCGACGGTGCCACCGCTGGTGCCTAGTCTAGTTTATGTGGAGAAGCCCCAGGCTGATGGGGTCGTGGTGGGGCAGGCGGTGCGCGATCGCGGCCTCGACATCCCCACCGATCCTCGTTTTTTCGCTAACGTTAAGCGCGGTATTGGCACACCGCTGCAAGGGTTTTTGCCAGAGATTGATGGAGAATCGCTCTCCTTTGAGCAGCTGGGGGAGTGGTTTTTGCAATCGCTCTTGACCCAGGTGCGCGCCGTAGCCGGAGAGGACGACAGCTTGGTGCTGACGGTGCCGGTAGATAGCTTTGAGGCTTACCGCCTGTGGCTGGGAGATGTGGCCACCGCGCTGGACTTTAAAGAAGTGCGGCTGCTCGACGAGCCCACCGCCGCAGCGTTGGGCTACGGGCTGACGGGGGAGCAAACCCTGCTGGTGCTCGATTTTGGCGGCGGCACGCTGGATTGGTCGCTGGTGCGGCTGGTGGCCCCGGCTCAAAAGCAGCCGGTGGGTTTTTTGCTCAAGTGGCGGGGCCAGGGGGCGGAGCAGACCAGCGCCCAAAAGCCCGAGGTGGCGCGAGTGCTGGCTAAGGCAGGCGAAAACCTGGGCGGGGCCGACATTGACCAGTGGCTAGTGGAGCATTTTCAGACTCAGGGCATTGCCGGAGGGGCAGTGGTGCAGCGGTTGGCGGAGCGGCTCAAGATCGCACTGTCGGAGCAAACCGAGGCGGCAGAAGCCTACTTTGACGATGAGACCTTTGACACCTACGACTTAGCCCTAACTCGCGACCAGTTCGAGGAAATCCTTACCCAGAACCAGTTTTTTGAGCGATTGGAGAAGGGGCTGACCCAGGTGCTGCAGCAGGGTCAGCGCCAGGGCATCGATCTAGATGCGATCGACGCGGTGCTGCTGGTGGGAGGTACGGCGCAGATTCCGGCGGTGCAGCGGTGGGTGACAGAGCGGTTTGGGGCTGAGCGGGTGAGGTGCGATCGCCCCTTTGAGGCCGTGGCTCAAGGAGCCCTGCAAATTGCCCAGGGCCTAGCGGTCGAAGACTTTCTCTACCACAGCTACGGCATTCGCTATTGGGACCGACGCAACAATCGCCACAGCTGGCACCCCATTCTCAACCAAGGCCAGCCCTACCCTATGTCTGCCCCGGTCGAGATTACGCTGGGTGCCTCGGTGGAAAAGCAGCCCAGCATTGAGCTAATTTTGGGTGAGCTGGGATCGGCCAGCACCCAGACGGAGGTGTATTTTGAGAATGGTCGTCTGGTGACGCGCCAGCTTAGCGGTGATGCCCCCTCAGTGCAGCCGCTGAACGATCGCGAGGGGGCGCGCACCATTGCTCAGCTCAACCCGCTGGGGTTTCCGGGCAGCGATCGGGTGCGGGTGCTGTTTCGAGTCGATCGCGATCGGCTGCTGCGGATCACAGTCGAAGACATTCTCACGGGCAATACGCTACTGGACAATGAGGCTGTGGTGCGGTTGAGCTAG
- a CDS encoding benzoate/H(+) symporter BenE family transporter, which produces MAAKGIVNDVSFSAIIAGFVTVLVGFTSSAVIVFQAAQALNATPEEIASWMWALGLGMGLTCIGLSLRYRAPVVTAWSTPGAALLITSAAGVPMAEAIGAFLISGVLITLAGFTGWFERLMNRIPLSLAAGMLAGVLLRFGLDVFTAMQTQFAMTFAMFCTYLAMRRLKPRYAVVGALAVGIAIAALQNLIEFDTVTLQLAHPVLIAPQFSLSALIGVALPLFMVTMASQNVPGVAVLQASGYASVPISPIIGWTGAANVILAPFGGFALNLAAITAAICMGREAHEDPDKRYVAAIAAGFFYLLIGFFGATVAAVFAAFPEELVLAIAGLALLGTIGNGLFTALRNESDREPALITFLVTASGITLLGIGSAFWGLIAGTLALLLTTTKHP; this is translated from the coding sequence ATGGCCGCTAAAGGCATAGTCAACGACGTCTCTTTCTCCGCAATCATCGCGGGTTTCGTCACCGTGCTGGTGGGGTTCACCAGCTCAGCCGTAATTGTGTTCCAGGCCGCCCAGGCGTTGAATGCGACTCCAGAAGAAATCGCCTCCTGGATGTGGGCTTTGGGCCTAGGCATGGGCCTCACCTGCATTGGCCTTTCCCTGCGCTACCGCGCTCCTGTCGTCACCGCCTGGTCTACCCCCGGCGCTGCCCTGCTGATCACCTCCGCTGCAGGGGTGCCCATGGCCGAAGCCATTGGGGCCTTTCTAATCTCTGGGGTGCTGATTACCCTGGCCGGGTTCACCGGCTGGTTTGAGCGGCTGATGAACCGTATTCCCCTATCGCTAGCGGCAGGCATGCTAGCTGGGGTGCTGCTGCGCTTTGGGCTGGATGTGTTCACCGCTATGCAGACCCAGTTTGCGATGACTTTCGCCATGTTTTGTACCTACCTGGCAATGCGCCGCCTAAAGCCGCGCTATGCCGTGGTGGGCGCGCTAGCGGTGGGGATTGCGATCGCCGCCCTGCAAAACCTGATCGAGTTCGACACCGTCACCCTGCAACTAGCCCACCCCGTCTTGATCGCCCCCCAGTTTTCCCTGAGCGCCCTGATCGGCGTCGCCCTGCCGCTGTTTATGGTCACCATGGCCTCGCAGAACGTGCCGGGTGTTGCCGTCCTACAAGCCTCCGGCTATGCCTCCGTGCCGATTTCCCCCATCATTGGCTGGACGGGAGCCGCTAACGTAATCCTGGCACCCTTTGGCGGCTTTGCGCTAAATCTAGCCGCCATCACCGCTGCCATCTGCATGGGACGCGAAGCCCACGAAGACCCTGACAAGCGGTATGTAGCGGCGATCGCTGCTGGTTTCTTCTACCTCCTCATTGGCTTTTTTGGTGCCACCGTTGCCGCCGTCTTTGCCGCTTTCCCTGAAGAATTGGTGCTGGCGATCGCCGGGTTAGCCCTGCTTGGCACCATCGGCAACGGCCTCTTCACCGCACTACGCAACGAAAGCGATCGCGAACCCGCCCTAATCACCTTCCTCGTCACCGCCTCCGGCATCACCCTCCTCGGCATCGGCTCCGCCTTCTGGGGCCTCATCGCCGGCACCCTCGCTCTCCTCCTCACCACAACCAAACACCCTTAA